A DNA window from Brassica napus cultivar Da-Ae chromosome C1, Da-Ae, whole genome shotgun sequence contains the following coding sequences:
- the LOC106423192 gene encoding pentatricopeptide repeat-containing protein At4g18840, translating to MTTSCCSSTPLPILTFTERAKSLSEIQQAHAFMLKTGLSRDTFSASKLIAYAVANPEPKTVSYAHSILNRIDTPNVFTHNSLIRAYANSSTPEIALTAFREMLLGPVAPDKYSFTFALKACAAFRGVEEGRQIHGHFLKSGLDSDVFVENTLVNVYARSGWFEVARKVLDEMPERDVVSWNSLLSAFVEKGLVEEARELFDEMEERNVESWNFMVSCYAAAGLVEEARECFDEMPVKDLVSWNAMVSGYARAGCYGEALEVFNEMLKSCAEEPDGFTFVSVLSACANLGSLSQGEWVRVYIDKHGVEIDGFLATALVDMYSKCGRIDKAVEVFRSASKKDVSTWNSMITGLSVHGLGNDALGIFSEMVYEGFKPNSVTFIAVLSACNHVGLLDQARKLFETMGSVYGVEPSIEHYGCMVDLLGRLGRFEEAEELVNKVPPDEASVLLESLLGACKRFGRTEQAESLANRLLELNPGETSGYVQMSNLYASNGRWDEVTEVRRKMRAERVNKKPGCSMIEVDGVVHEFLAGEGLIND from the coding sequence ATGACTACTAGTTGTTGTTCCTCAACTCCACTGCCGATTCTGACATTCACAGAGAGAGCCAAATCTCTCTCAGAGATCCAACAAGCCCACGCCTTTATGCTCAAAACCGGCCTCTCCCGCGACACGTTCTCCGCGAGCAAACTCATCGCCTACGCCGTCGCGAACCCAGAACCCAAAACCGTCTCTTACGCTCACTCCATCCTCAACCGCATCGATACCCCCAACGTCTtcactcacaactccctcatCAGAGCCTACGCCAACAGCTCCACCCCGGAGATCGCTCTGACCGCGTTTCGCGAGATGCTCCTCGGCCCTGTGGCTCCGGATAAGTACAGCTTCACGTTCGCGTTGAAAGCGTGCGCTGCGTTTCGCGGGGTTGAGGAAGGAAGGCAGATCCACGGTCATTTCTTGAAGTCTGGTTTGGATTCGGATGTGTTTGTGGAGAATACTTTGGTTAATGTGTATGCGAGGAGCGGGTGGTTTGAGGTTGCGCGTAAGGTgctcgatgaaatgcctgagagagACGTTGTTTCGTGGAACTCGTTGTTGAGTGCTTTTGTGGAGAAGGGTTTGGTGGAGGAAGCGAGGGAGTTGTTTGATGAGATGGAAGAGAGGAATGTCGAGTCTTGGAACTTTATGGTTTCTTGTTACGCGGCGGCGGGGTTGGTTGAGGAGGCGAGAGAGTGTTTTGATGAGATGCCTGTGAAGGATTTGGTTTCTTGGAACGCGATGGTGAGTGGTTACGCGCGTGCGGGTTGTTACGGAGAAGCGTTGGAGGTTTTTAATGAGATGCTTAAGAGTTGTGCCGAGGAGCCTGAtggttttacttttgttagTGTTTTGTCTGCGTGTGCTAATCTTGGATCGTTGAGTCAAGGTGAATGGGTGCGTGTTTATATCGACAAGCATGGGGTTGAGATTGATGGGTTTTTAGCAACGGCTCTTGTGGATATGTATTCGAAGTGCGGGAGGATTGATAAGGCTGTTGAAGTGTTTAGAAGTGCTTCGAAGAAAGATGTGAGTACATGGAACTCGATGATCACGGGTTTAAGCGTTCACGGTCTTGGGAACGATGCTTTGGGGATCTTCTCAGAGATGGTTTACGAAGGTTTTAAACCGAACAGTGTCACTTTTATCGCTGTTCTGTCTGCATGCAATCATGTGGGTTTGTTAGACCAAGCTCGCAAACTCTTTGAAACGATGGGTAGTGTTTACGGGGTTGAGCCGAGTATTGAACACTATGGTTGTATGGTGGATTTGCTTGGTCGGTTGGGGAGATTCGAGGAAGCTGAAGAGCTTGTGAACAAGGTTCCACCAGATGAGGCTTCGGTGCTGTTGGAATCTCTTCTTGGTGCTTGTAAAAGGTTTGGTCGAACGGAACAAGCGGAGAGCCTGGCGAATCGGTTATTGGAATTGAATCCAGGGGAGACTTCTGGTTATGTTCAGATGTCAAACTTGTATGCTTCTAATGGAAGGTGGGATGAGGTTACGGAGGTGAGAAGAAAGATGAGAGCAGAAAGAGTAAACAAGAAGCCTGGATGTAGCATGATTGAAGTTGATGGTGTTGTCCATGAGTTCTTAGCTGGTGAAGGACTAATAAACGATTAA
- the LOC106423196 gene encoding heat stress transcription factor A-4a, with the protein MDESNHGGSSSSLPPFLTKTYEMVDDSSSDSIVSWSRSNRSFIVWNPPEFSRDLLPRFFKHNNFSSFIRQLNTYGFRKADPEQWEFANDDFVRGQPHLMKNIHRRKPVHSHSLPNLQSQQNPLTDSERLRMSSQIERLTKEKEGLLQKLHKQEQERDVFEQHVKTLKDQLQHMEKRQKTMDSYVSQVMETPELALNLSPCLPDTNERKRRLPRMLEDNRTCVVVREEGSTSASDETEHQVEQLEVWENLVSVSDDSCEGMAQSTRSMMILDVDESSTCPQSPPLSCIQLSIDTCPKSPPVKIMDMNSEPDVSEEQNIVAPPPPPAAGVNDVFWQQFLTENPGSTEQREVQPERKEDKGEDRSEKCWWTSRNVNAITEQLGHLTS; encoded by the exons ATGGATGAGAGTAATCATGGAGGCTCATCAAGCTCACTCCCACCTTTCCTCACAAAAACATACGAGATGGTTGATGATTCCTCCTCTGATTCAATCGTCTCGTGGAGTCGGAGCAACAGAAGCTTCATCGTTTGGAACCCACCAGAGTTTTCAAGAGACCTTCTTCCAAGATTCTTCAAGCACAACAACTTCTCTAGCTTCATCCGTCAGCTTAACACATAC GGTTTTAGAAAAGCTGATCCTGAGCAGTGGGAGTTTGCGAATGATGATTTCGTGAGAGGCCAACCTCATCTTATGAAGAACATTCATAGACGCAAACCCGTTCACAGCCACTCTCTACCTAACCTCCAATCTCAGCAGAACCCGTTGACGGATTCAGAACGGCTGAGAATGAGTAGTCAGATCGAGAGACTCACCAAGGAGAAAGAAGGGTTGCTTCAGAAGTTACATAAACAAGAGCAAGAACGAGATGTGTTTGAGCAACACGTTAAGACGCTGAAAGATCAGTTGCAACACATGGAGAAGCGTCAGAAAACAATGGATTCTTATGTCTCTCAGGTTATGGAAACACCAGAGCTTGCTTTAAATCTCTCGCCGTGTCTACCTGACACGAACGAGAGGAAGAGGAGGCTCCCTAGGATGTTGGAAGATAACCGGACTTGTGTTGTTGTGAGAGAGGAAGGCTCTACGAGCGCTTCAGATGAAACAGAACATCAGGTGGAACAGTTAGAGGTTTGGGAGAATCTTGTATCTGTATCTGATGATTCTTGTGAGGGCATGGCACAATCAACAAGAAGCATGATGATACTTGATGTGGATGAATCATCTACTTGTCCTCAAAGCCCTCCTCTTTCTTGCATCCAGCTAAGTATCGACACGTGTCCTAAATCTCCTCCTGTCAAGATCATGGACATGAACTCTGAGCCTGATGTTTCAGAAGAACAGAACATTgttgctcctcctcctccaccagcAGCAGGAGTGAATGATGTCTTCTGGCAGCAGTTTTTGACAGAGAATCCTGGCTCAACCGAGCAACGGGAAGTTCAACCAGAGAGGAAAGAGGATAAAGGTGAAGATCGAAGTGAGAAATGTTGGTGGACTTCGAGGAATGTAAATGCAATTACAGAACAGCTTGGACATCTGACTTCTTGA